One Streptomyces sp. ML-6 genomic region harbors:
- a CDS encoding aminoglycoside adenylyltransferase family protein, whose product MDQLEQTVGIVRDTLGPDLVGTYLHGSAVLGGLVPASDLDVLAVARRSLSGRQRRSLLEGLLEISGLTPAVRPVELTVVVQSEVRPWRFPPTGDFLHGEWLRAEYEAGHVPRPGPMPDLALVLTAVLAGDHPLTGPRPAEVLDPVPHADLVRASVEGVPALLEEVEDDTRNVLLTLARVWTTLATGGIRSKDAAADWALARLPPEHRPVLEHARNLYLTRHYQDETWSDELRARVRPHVEHVLTEIDAPHHPRP is encoded by the coding sequence ATGGATCAGCTCGAACAGACCGTCGGAATCGTCCGCGACACATTGGGGCCGGACCTCGTCGGCACGTATCTCCACGGGTCCGCCGTGCTCGGGGGTCTCGTCCCGGCCAGTGACCTGGACGTCCTGGCCGTCGCACGCCGGAGCCTGAGTGGCCGTCAGCGGAGATCGCTCCTGGAGGGGCTGCTGGAGATCTCCGGTCTCACGCCCGCGGTCCGGCCGGTCGAACTCACCGTGGTGGTCCAGTCCGAGGTCCGTCCCTGGAGGTTCCCGCCGACCGGTGACTTCCTCCACGGCGAGTGGCTGCGTGCCGAATACGAGGCGGGACACGTTCCGCGGCCCGGTCCGATGCCGGACCTCGCCCTCGTGCTCACCGCGGTCCTGGCGGGCGATCACCCCTTGACCGGACCCCGTCCCGCCGAGGTCCTCGACCCGGTGCCGCACGCCGACCTCGTGCGGGCGAGCGTCGAGGGCGTCCCCGCGCTCCTGGAGGAAGTGGAGGACGACACCCGCAACGTCCTGCTCACCCTCGCGCGCGTCTGGACCACCCTCGCCACGGGCGGGATCAGGTCGAAGGACGCCGCCGCCGACTGGGCCCTCGCCCGACTGCCCCCGGAGCACCGCCCCGTCCTGGAACACGCCAGGAACCTGTACCTCACCCGCCACTACCAGGACGAGACCTGGAGCGACGAGCTGAGGGCCCGGGTGCGCCCGCACGTCGAGCACGTGCTCACCGAAATCGACGCTCCGCACCACCCACGGCCGTGA
- a CDS encoding S8 family peptidase, translating into MHPITRIAMGAASAATLAFTAVTPSGAADAPHDAASGKRPIVGSEAAQNRGKQTTVTLVTGDKVLVTTDKSGRSSAAVLPREDGTQPMFRTYQSGEDLYVYPDGVTRAISEGVVDDQLFNVTGLIRQGYDDAHTDALPLIATYGNGVNVARNAPEAPRGSEQSLLLPAVGGVALKADKDTAATFWRDVTDPRSRSASALKKLWLDGKVEATLDRSTKQVHAPEAWGAGYDGKNTKVAVLDTGADAEHPDLADRITGTKNFTDSKTSDDYVGHGTHTASTVGGSGAASDGKKKGVAPGTSLLIGKVLNDSGAGLDSWVIAGMQWAVDQQADIVSMSLGNLSARDCTDPVAQATEQLAQSKHTLFVVAAGNSGPGTETVSSPGCVPDVLTVGAVDRDDTTAQFSSRGPVAVTHTLKPEIAAPGVDISAASAGGRGVYAYRSMSGTSMATPHVAGAAAILRQAHPDWTAQQIKAALVSSARTGGKVAGAEETGGGVLDVFAAVNQKVLAAPSVQAGSYNWPQDASDRTTVQVPFTNTGTKDVTLDLKVSDVHGNDGSAVRSGIIKAEQRKLTVPAGATVQLPVRIDPTARLQDSQYGAVTGRILATGNDVHVSVPVTLHVEPETVTLRVKTLDRNGAAATGDSSLDLVSLDTDEGERRKNAGAPDQTYRVRPGSYSLSGFVTTYGAGNAPESMSYLAQPQLRLTRDTTVVLDARKAHRLSLDTERPAKVDTTTFSYARTWDDTWLVSGSLTTDGTVQKFYADIDGRVTDGTFTFRPTWRASGSQDDSSYVYNLTFPTHGPLGADRTYRPKDSRLARVTETWNAMGKEADYLDALFLRPAEDSAAYVPVSPYGSVHVPGTRTAYYTAAEDAVWYHGAMTSFPFAAFMGDQNRVYRPGEHRTEEWYGDLLRPSAPRDTDGKLLLTAERQGNLMGFQTGFWLDGSGDHWSYGGSFGDIGNLALKRDGELIGKRVDPYGVFEVPDDDSVYELTQNLQKIASSDRNWLRSTAVSTSWTFRSHRETDVFSRGLPLLFPAYDLPVDGMKTLPAEKDLKVGLSVEGHAGYTPAALTKATLSYSYDGGTTWTQAPTEQQDGRWTAVLDHTGASGEKVTLKAAFTDANGNAVTQTVTRAYDVR; encoded by the coding sequence ATGCATCCCATCACGCGTATAGCCATGGGTGCGGCGTCCGCCGCGACCCTGGCCTTCACGGCGGTCACGCCGTCCGGGGCGGCGGACGCGCCCCATGACGCCGCCTCGGGGAAGAGACCCATCGTCGGCAGCGAGGCCGCGCAGAACCGCGGCAAGCAGACGACGGTCACGCTCGTCACCGGCGACAAGGTCCTTGTGACCACGGACAAGTCGGGCCGCAGCTCCGCGGCGGTGCTGCCCCGTGAGGACGGCACGCAGCCGATGTTCCGGACCTACCAGTCGGGCGAGGACCTCTACGTCTATCCCGACGGCGTCACCCGGGCCATCAGCGAGGGCGTGGTCGACGACCAGTTGTTCAACGTCACCGGTCTCATCCGCCAGGGCTACGACGACGCGCACACCGACGCGCTCCCGCTGATCGCCACCTACGGGAATGGCGTGAATGTCGCCAGGAACGCGCCGGAGGCACCTCGCGGCTCCGAGCAGAGCCTGCTGCTCCCCGCCGTGGGCGGCGTGGCGCTCAAGGCGGACAAGGACACCGCCGCCACGTTCTGGCGGGACGTCACCGACCCCCGCTCGCGTTCCGCCTCCGCGCTGAAGAAGCTGTGGCTGGACGGCAAGGTCGAGGCCACTCTGGACCGGTCCACCAAGCAGGTCCACGCGCCCGAGGCATGGGGGGCCGGCTACGACGGCAAGAACACCAAGGTCGCCGTGCTGGACACGGGCGCGGACGCCGAGCACCCGGACCTGGCCGACCGGATCACCGGTACCAAGAACTTCACGGACTCCAAGACCTCCGACGACTATGTGGGCCACGGCACCCACACCGCCTCCACGGTCGGCGGGTCCGGCGCCGCGAGCGACGGCAAGAAGAAGGGCGTCGCCCCCGGCACCTCCCTGCTCATCGGAAAGGTCCTCAACGACAGCGGGGCCGGTCTGGACTCCTGGGTCATCGCCGGGATGCAGTGGGCCGTCGACCAGCAGGCCGACATCGTCTCCATGAGCCTGGGCAACCTGTCGGCCAGGGACTGCACCGACCCGGTGGCACAGGCCACGGAGCAGCTCGCGCAGAGCAAGCACACCCTGTTCGTCGTCGCCGCGGGCAACTCCGGACCGGGCACCGAGACCGTCTCCTCGCCCGGGTGCGTGCCCGACGTGCTGACCGTCGGCGCCGTGGACCGGGACGACACCACCGCCCAGTTCTCCAGCCGCGGCCCCGTGGCCGTCACGCACACGCTCAAGCCCGAGATCGCGGCCCCGGGCGTCGACATCTCGGCGGCCTCCGCCGGCGGCCGCGGCGTCTACGCCTACCGGTCGATGTCCGGCACCTCGATGGCGACCCCGCACGTGGCGGGCGCCGCGGCCATCCTCCGCCAGGCCCACCCGGACTGGACCGCGCAGCAGATCAAGGCCGCACTCGTCTCCTCGGCCCGCACCGGCGGGAAGGTGGCCGGTGCCGAGGAGACCGGCGGCGGCGTCCTCGACGTGTTCGCCGCGGTGAACCAGAAGGTGCTCGCGGCTCCCTCCGTCCAGGCCGGCAGCTACAACTGGCCCCAGGACGCGTCCGACCGCACCACCGTGCAGGTGCCGTTCACCAACACCGGCACCAAGGACGTCACCCTGGACCTGAAGGTCAGTGACGTGCACGGCAACGACGGCAGCGCGGTCCGCTCCGGCATCATCAAGGCGGAGCAGCGCAAGCTGACGGTCCCCGCAGGGGCCACCGTCCAGCTGCCGGTGCGGATCGACCCCACCGCCCGCCTCCAGGACTCCCAGTACGGCGCGGTCACCGGCCGGATCCTGGCCACCGGAAACGACGTGCACGTCTCCGTGCCGGTCACGCTCCACGTCGAGCCGGAGACGGTCACGCTCCGGGTCAAGACCCTCGACCGCAACGGTGCCGCCGCGACCGGCGACTCCTCCCTGGACCTCGTCAGCCTGGACACCGACGAGGGAGAGCGCCGCAAGAACGCCGGAGCGCCCGACCAGACCTACCGCGTCCGTCCGGGAAGCTACTCCCTCAGCGGCTTCGTGACGACGTACGGCGCCGGCAACGCGCCCGAATCGATGAGCTACCTCGCGCAGCCGCAGCTCCGTCTCACCCGGGACACCACCGTCGTCCTCGACGCCCGCAAGGCCCACCGGCTGAGCCTGGACACCGAACGGCCCGCGAAGGTGGACACGACCACCTTCAGCTATGCCCGCACCTGGGACGACACCTGGCTGGTCTCCGGCTCGCTGACCACGGACGGCACCGTCCAGAAGTTCTACGCGGACATCGACGGGCGCGTCACGGACGGCACCTTCACGTTCCGGCCCACCTGGCGTGCCTCCGGCTCCCAGGACGACTCGTCGTACGTCTACAACCTGACGTTCCCCACCCACGGCCCGCTCGGCGCCGACCGGACGTACCGGCCCAAGGACTCCCGGCTGGCGCGGGTCACCGAGACCTGGAACGCCATGGGCAAGGAAGCGGACTACCTCGACGCCCTGTTCCTGCGCCCCGCCGAGGACAGCGCCGCGTACGTTCCCGTGAGCCCGTACGGCTCGGTGCACGTGCCCGGTACCCGCACCGCCTACTACACGGCCGCCGAGGACGCCGTCTGGTACCACGGCGCCATGACCAGCTTCCCGTTCGCCGCGTTCATGGGAGACCAGAACCGTGTCTACCGGCCCGGGGAGCACCGCACCGAGGAGTGGTACGGCGACCTCCTGAGGCCGTCCGCGCCGCGTGACACCGACGGCAAACTGCTGCTGACCGCCGAGCGCCAGGGCAACCTGATGGGCTTCCAGACCGGGTTCTGGCTCGACGGCTCCGGGGACCACTGGTCCTACGGCGGCTCCTTCGGTGACATCGGCAACCTGGCGCTGAAGCGCGACGGCGAGCTGATCGGCAAGCGCGTCGACCCCTACGGCGTGTTCGAGGTGCCGGACGACGACTCCGTCTACGAGCTGACCCAGAACCTGCAGAAGATCGCGTCCTCGGACCGGAACTGGCTGCGCTCCACCGCCGTCTCCACCTCCTGGACCTTCCGCTCCCACCGGGAGACGGACGTCTTCTCGCGCGGCCTGCCGCTGCTCTTCCCGGCCTACGACCTGCCGGTGGACGGCATGAAGACCCTGCCCGCGGAGAAGGACCTGAAGGTCGGCCTGTCCGTCGAGGGCCACGCCGGATACACCCCGGCCGCGCTCACGAAGGCCACGCTGTCCTACTCCTACGACGGGGGCACCACCTGGACCCAGGCGCCGACCGAGCAGCAGGACGGCCGCTGGACGGCGGTCCTCGACCACACCGGAGCCTCCGGTGAGAAGGTCACCCTGAAGGCGGCCTTCACCGACGCCAACGGCAACGCGGTCACCCAGACCGTCACCCGCGCCTACGACGTCCGGTGA
- a CDS encoding helix-turn-helix domain-containing protein has protein sequence MLRALGLGPAEEAVYTALLPRSSASAQDLVRQTGLERAGIARVLRDLAARGLVAVVSEEAGGGAPAPAGRETGDGPATRYRLTPPSVALAPLLVEQRNALQRAETAFSVLTEQYRNTAAHSAGSVVEVVVGVEQVAHRFHQLQRGAQRELLVFLVGAPIAVPREDTDLAESSALDRGVEFRVVATKDYLDGHEVAPDMREAITAGLELRLVETLPLKMVVSDRERAMVPLEVVGSCGEPSAIVVHRSGLLTALVHLFEKEWAQARPLYPTTTGVRAQVAAEKQPTEGELEVLSLLLAGVSDRRAASQLGVSIRTVERRTRRLMDLAGADSRLQLGWHAARAGWL, from the coding sequence ATGCTGCGGGCGCTGGGGCTGGGACCGGCCGAGGAGGCCGTCTACACCGCTCTGCTGCCCCGGTCGTCCGCCTCCGCCCAGGACCTCGTCCGGCAGACCGGACTGGAACGTGCCGGCATCGCCCGCGTCCTGCGCGACCTGGCGGCACGCGGCCTGGTCGCGGTGGTGTCCGAGGAAGCGGGCGGCGGGGCACCCGCCCCGGCCGGCCGGGAAACCGGCGACGGCCCCGCCACCCGCTACCGGCTCACCCCGCCGTCCGTGGCCCTCGCCCCGCTCCTCGTCGAGCAGCGCAACGCGCTGCAACGGGCCGAGACCGCGTTCTCGGTGCTCACCGAGCAGTACCGGAACACCGCCGCGCACTCCGCGGGCAGCGTCGTGGAGGTGGTCGTCGGCGTGGAGCAGGTCGCCCACCGGTTCCACCAGTTGCAGCGCGGCGCGCAGCGCGAACTGCTCGTGTTCCTCGTGGGCGCGCCGATCGCGGTGCCGCGCGAGGACACCGACCTGGCGGAGAGCTCCGCACTGGACCGCGGGGTCGAGTTCCGGGTAGTGGCCACGAAGGACTACCTCGACGGACACGAGGTGGCGCCGGACATGCGGGAGGCCATCACGGCGGGGCTGGAACTCCGCCTGGTCGAGACCCTGCCGCTGAAGATGGTCGTCTCGGACCGGGAACGCGCCATGGTGCCGCTGGAAGTGGTCGGCTCCTGCGGCGAACCGAGCGCCATCGTCGTGCACCGCAGCGGCCTGCTCACCGCCCTTGTGCACCTGTTCGAGAAGGAGTGGGCGCAGGCCCGGCCGCTGTACCCCACCACCACGGGTGTACGGGCGCAGGTCGCAGCGGAGAAACAGCCGACCGAAGGCGAACTCGAGGTCCTGTCCCTGCTGTTGGCGGGGGTCTCCGACCGGCGTGCGGCCTCGCAGCTCGGCGTCTCCATCCGGACCGTGGAGCGGCGGACGCGCCGCCTGATGGACCTCGCGGGAGCGGACTCCCGACTGCAGCTCGGCTGGCACGCGGCCCGCGCGGGCTGGCTGTGA
- a CDS encoding PP2C family protein-serine/threonine phosphatase has translation MLRKHSKKPTRPVEAIEPPSGTEVVIAVAVVTLLVAVLGALSQSPVWLLGLLVFLPGAASALCTVRQTQFVAAWTEFVVVLAMLVRQGDGWPWLDRILMILLTLVLGAASVYACHRRINREQEMMRLRSTAAAMQRHILRPLPMLTDDVLVNGVYEPVQEDRLVGGDIYDVVDSPWGTRVLIGDVQGKGLPAVGAAFAVIGAFRATAHREPTLTALVDALDASVVRHNSYAAQTGDDERFVTALVLSIDAGAEAQAINCGHILPQLLQDASVTTPALTSGVPLGLADLADEPATVDWFVFPPGATLLLTTDGLTETRGADGSFYPLTESLTRYVSLSPTDLPRALCDDARAFAGGGDRHDDVAVLTVRRSPRR, from the coding sequence GTGCTCCGCAAGCATTCGAAGAAGCCGACGCGCCCGGTGGAGGCCATCGAGCCCCCGAGCGGGACCGAAGTCGTGATCGCCGTCGCCGTGGTGACTCTGCTGGTGGCGGTTCTGGGGGCCCTGTCGCAGTCCCCGGTGTGGCTTCTCGGGCTTCTCGTGTTCCTTCCGGGGGCGGCGTCCGCGCTGTGCACCGTCCGGCAGACGCAGTTCGTGGCCGCCTGGACCGAGTTCGTCGTCGTTCTCGCCATGCTGGTCCGGCAGGGGGACGGATGGCCGTGGCTCGACAGGATCCTCATGATCCTGCTCACCCTCGTCCTGGGGGCGGCCTCCGTCTACGCGTGCCACCGCCGCATCAACCGGGAGCAGGAGATGATGCGGCTGCGTTCCACCGCGGCCGCGATGCAGCGTCACATCCTGCGCCCCCTGCCGATGCTCACCGACGACGTCCTGGTGAACGGGGTGTACGAGCCGGTGCAGGAGGACCGTCTGGTCGGCGGGGACATCTACGACGTCGTCGACTCGCCGTGGGGTACCCGGGTGCTGATCGGCGACGTCCAGGGAAAGGGTCTTCCGGCGGTCGGCGCCGCGTTCGCCGTCATCGGTGCCTTTCGTGCGACGGCCCACCGGGAGCCCACCCTGACCGCGCTCGTCGACGCCCTGGACGCCTCCGTCGTACGGCACAACTCCTATGCCGCGCAGACCGGCGACGACGAGCGGTTCGTCACCGCGCTCGTCCTCAGCATCGACGCGGGCGCGGAGGCGCAGGCCATCAACTGCGGTCACATCCTGCCGCAGTTGTTGCAGGACGCCTCCGTCACGACGCCGGCCCTCACCTCCGGTGTCCCCCTCGGTCTCGCCGATCTCGCGGACGAACCCGCGACGGTCGACTGGTTCGTCTTCCCGCCCGGGGCGACCCTGCTCCTGACCACGGACGGGCTCACCGAGACCCGTGGTGCGGACGGTTCGTTCTACCCCCTCACCGAGAGCCTCACCCGGTACGTGTCGCTCTCCCCCACCGATCTGCCGCGCGCGCTCTGCGACGACGCGCGTGCGTTCGCCGGGGGCGGCGACCGGCACGACGACGTGGCGGTGCTGACGGTGCGCCGGTCCCCGCGCCGCTGA
- a CDS encoding deoxyribodipyrimidine photo-lyase, whose translation MTVPIVLFTADLRVHDHPPLRAALAASGEVVPLFVRDSAIDAAGFAPPNRRAFLADCLADLDAALRGRGGRLVVRSGGAVEEVCRVAAEVDADEVHMSAGVSRFALAREARLREALASAGRRLRVHDAVTTVVPPGAVTPAGSDHFAVFTPYFRRWSQVLPRTPLPAPRAVPVPDGVASEDLPSRTSVTGVSKGLATGGESEGRRRAAAWWRTGAADYGDRHDDLAGDATSRLSPHLHFGTLSPAELVHRARLVGGAGAEAFVRQLCWRDFHHQVLAARPEAAVVDYRPRHDRWRSGTAAAGDIAAWKQGRTGYPVVDAAMRQLAHEGWMHNRGRLLAACFLVKTLYVDWRVGARHFLDLLVDGDVADNQLNWQWVAGTGTDTRPNRVLNPVTQGKRYDSEGVYVRRWVPELGGIAGTAVHEPWKLPAPERARYDYPDPVVTLAEGRDRFRRACGLAD comes from the coding sequence ATGACCGTCCCGATCGTCCTGTTCACCGCCGATCTACGGGTGCACGACCACCCGCCGCTGCGCGCGGCGCTCGCGGCCTCGGGCGAGGTGGTACCGCTGTTCGTGCGGGACTCCGCCATCGACGCGGCCGGCTTCGCCCCGCCCAATCGCCGGGCGTTCCTCGCCGACTGCCTGGCCGACCTGGACGCCGCCCTGCGCGGGCGCGGCGGCAGGCTGGTGGTGCGCTCGGGCGGCGCGGTGGAGGAGGTGTGCCGGGTCGCCGCGGAGGTGGACGCGGACGAGGTGCACATGTCGGCCGGGGTGAGCCGTTTCGCGCTGGCGCGGGAGGCGCGGCTGCGTGAGGCGTTGGCATCGGCGGGCCGGCGCCTGCGCGTGCACGACGCGGTGACCACCGTGGTCCCGCCCGGTGCGGTGACGCCCGCGGGGTCGGACCACTTCGCGGTCTTCACCCCGTACTTCCGCCGCTGGTCGCAGGTGCTCCCGCGGACCCCGCTGCCCGCCCCGCGGGCGGTGCCCGTGCCCGACGGCGTCGCGTCGGAGGACCTGCCTTCCCGCACCTCGGTGACGGGGGTGTCGAAGGGGCTGGCCACGGGCGGGGAGAGCGAGGGCCGCAGGCGCGCGGCGGCCTGGTGGCGCACCGGTGCGGCGGATTACGGGGACCGCCATGACGATCTGGCCGGCGACGCGACCTCCCGGCTCTCCCCGCACCTGCATTTCGGCACGCTCTCCCCCGCGGAACTCGTCCACCGTGCGCGCCTGGTGGGGGGTGCGGGTGCCGAGGCGTTCGTCCGGCAGTTGTGCTGGCGCGACTTCCACCACCAGGTGCTCGCGGCCCGGCCCGAGGCAGCCGTCGTGGACTACCGGCCCCGGCACGACCGCTGGCGTTCGGGTACGGCGGCGGCAGGTGACATCGCCGCGTGGAAGCAGGGCCGTACGGGATATCCGGTGGTCGACGCGGCGATGCGACAGCTCGCCCACGAGGGCTGGATGCACAACCGGGGGCGTCTGCTCGCGGCGTGCTTCCTCGTCAAGACGCTGTACGTCGACTGGCGGGTCGGCGCCCGCCACTTCCTGGACCTGCTGGTGGACGGCGATGTGGCCGACAACCAGCTCAACTGGCAGTGGGTGGCCGGTACCGGCACGGACACCCGGCCCAACCGGGTGCTCAACCCCGTGACGCAGGGCAAGCGGTACGACTCCGAGGGGGTGTACGTCCGCCGCTGGGTGCCCGAGCTGGGCGGGATCGCGGGGACGGCGGTGCACGAGCCGTGGAAACTGCCGGCCCCGGAGCGGGCCCGGTACGACTACCCCGACCCCGTCGTCACGCTGGCCGAGGGCAGGGACCGTTTCCGAAGGGCCTGCGGGCTGGCGGACTGA
- a CDS encoding endonuclease/exonuclease/phosphatase family protein: MAFHRAVPNSVGRLGSLLEVFLPWLGPVVVVLLVLALLRRSALALTALLLPVAAWTYLFGGLLLPGAGPGPDELVVVQHNVSDENADPAGTARALADAGPDLIALEELVPPALTVYAQTLAPDYPYHAVRGTVGLWSRHPLADAGTVDIRPRGITGAWSRGLRAVVRAPHGDIAAYVAHLPSVRVGASGLASSRRDESAGLLGRAVAAESVRTVLLLGDLNGTVDDRGLAPLTSRMNTAERGFAFSFPAGLPLARIDQVMARSATVRQIRTLPPTGSDHLPVVARIELD, from the coding sequence ATGGCCTTCCACCGGGCGGTGCCCAACTCCGTGGGCCGCCTGGGCAGTCTGCTGGAAGTGTTCCTTCCGTGGCTCGGCCCGGTGGTCGTGGTGCTGTTGGTCCTGGCGCTGCTGCGCCGTTCGGCGCTCGCACTGACGGCGCTGCTGCTGCCGGTGGCGGCCTGGACGTACCTTTTCGGCGGGCTGCTCCTGCCCGGGGCCGGGCCCGGGCCGGACGAGCTGGTCGTGGTGCAGCACAACGTCAGCGACGAGAACGCCGATCCGGCGGGTACGGCCCGTGCCCTGGCCGACGCCGGGCCCGATCTCATCGCGCTGGAGGAGCTGGTGCCCCCGGCGCTGACGGTGTACGCGCAAACCCTCGCCCCGGACTACCCGTACCACGCCGTCCGGGGCACCGTCGGGCTCTGGTCGAGGCATCCGCTGGCCGACGCCGGGACGGTGGACATCAGACCCCGGGGGATCACGGGGGCCTGGAGCCGCGGGCTGCGGGCCGTGGTCCGCGCTCCGCACGGTGACATCGCGGCGTACGTCGCACATCTGCCTTCGGTCCGCGTCGGGGCGAGCGGCCTGGCGTCCTCCCGGCGCGACGAGAGTGCCGGTCTGCTGGGCAGGGCCGTCGCCGCCGAGAGCGTGCGAACGGTCCTCCTGCTCGGCGACCTCAACGGCACCGTCGACGACCGCGGGCTGGCCCCGCTGACCTCACGGATGAACACGGCGGAACGGGGTTTCGCCTTCAGCTTCCCCGCCGGCCTCCCGCTGGCCCGGATCGACCAGGTCATGGCCCGCTCGGCGACCGTCCGTCAGATCCGCACCCTGCCGCCCACCGGAAGCGACCATCTGCCGGTCGTCGCCCGGATCGAACTGGACTGA
- a CDS encoding isochorismatase family cysteine hydrolase — translation MSSALLVMDVQRAVVDIADDGSGYLPRLRRAIDGARAADIPVIYVVIALRPGFPEVGPRNRALTAVARAGLHVEGDPGTEIHPDIAPRPGEVVVTKRRASAFSGSDLDVVLRARGIDSLVLTGIATSAVVLHTLCQANDLDFGLTVLADACLDIDAEVHRFLTEKLFPQWADVVTVDDWLSTVAPR, via the coding sequence ATGAGCAGCGCCCTTCTCGTGATGGACGTCCAGCGCGCCGTCGTGGACATCGCCGACGACGGTTCCGGATACCTGCCGCGCCTGCGCAGGGCGATCGACGGCGCCCGGGCGGCGGACATTCCTGTCATCTACGTGGTCATCGCGCTGCGTCCGGGCTTCCCGGAAGTCGGCCCGCGCAACAGGGCGCTCACCGCCGTCGCACGGGCCGGGCTCCATGTCGAGGGTGATCCCGGCACCGAGATCCACCCCGACATCGCGCCCCGGCCGGGCGAGGTGGTGGTCACCAAGAGGCGGGCGAGCGCGTTCTCGGGCAGTGACCTCGACGTGGTGCTCAGGGCACGCGGCATCGACAGCCTCGTCCTCACCGGCATCGCCACCAGCGCCGTGGTGCTGCACACCCTGTGCCAGGCCAACGACCTGGACTTCGGCCTCACCGTCCTCGCCGACGCCTGCCTGGACATCGATGCCGAGGTGCACCGGTTCCTCACCGAGAAGCTGTTCCCGCAGTGGGCGGACGTCGTCACCGTCGACGACTGGCTCAGCACCGTCGCACCCCGTTAG
- a CDS encoding glycoside hydrolase family 3 N-terminal domain-containing protein, whose protein sequence is MSSTSEFLSRRGALLAGTAALVAGLGPAGRTDADVRIPDRTRSPLPALTPAQRAGQCVIHSYPGPTPPARLMDAIGQGRTAGVIFFGENIGSPSRIEGVLREMNEANASAPVEAPLLLMTDQEGGMVRRLPGEPLLSAKDVGASADPEGRAEYTGNGAGLNLAGVGMNVNLAPVLDVYRRTGDFTDQYERSYGKRPEAVGACGSAFITAQQNVGVAATAKHFPGLDPAAANQNTDLGPVTLTTSAATLRGIDEVPYRAAISAGTKLVMLSWAVYPALDADRPAGLSPTVVGELRDRLGFRGVTVTDALEAGALQSYGGAARRAVLAAAAGMDLILCSARDVDQGDEAVIALSEALGDGTLDGTAFDAAAGRVNALRGSLS, encoded by the coding sequence ATGAGTTCGACATCGGAGTTCCTCAGCAGGCGCGGCGCCCTGCTCGCCGGAACGGCGGCCCTGGTCGCCGGGCTGGGCCCGGCGGGCCGTACGGACGCGGACGTGCGGATCCCCGACAGAACGCGTTCCCCGCTGCCCGCCCTGACCCCGGCCCAACGCGCCGGGCAGTGCGTCATCCACTCCTACCCGGGGCCCACCCCTCCGGCCCGGCTGATGGACGCGATTGGTCAGGGCCGTACGGCCGGGGTGATCTTCTTCGGGGAGAACATCGGGAGCCCGAGCCGGATCGAAGGCGTCCTCCGGGAGATGAACGAGGCGAACGCCTCCGCCCCCGTCGAGGCCCCGCTCCTCCTGATGACCGACCAGGAGGGCGGCATGGTGCGCCGCCTGCCGGGCGAGCCCCTGCTGTCCGCGAAGGACGTCGGCGCCTCCGCCGACCCGGAGGGGCGGGCGGAGTACACCGGCAACGGCGCGGGCCTGAACCTCGCGGGCGTCGGCATGAACGTCAACCTGGCGCCGGTGCTCGACGTGTACCGCAGGACCGGTGACTTCACCGACCAGTACGAGCGGTCGTACGGCAAGCGCCCGGAGGCGGTCGGCGCCTGCGGCTCGGCCTTCATCACCGCGCAGCAGAACGTCGGGGTGGCGGCCACCGCCAAGCACTTCCCGGGCCTCGACCCCGCCGCCGCGAACCAGAACACCGATCTGGGCCCCGTCACCCTCACCACGTCCGCGGCCACCCTGCGCGGCATCGACGAGGTGCCGTACAGGGCGGCGATCTCCGCCGGGACGAAGCTGGTCATGCTCTCCTGGGCCGTCTACCCGGCACTGGACGCCGACCGGCCCGCCGGTCTGTCCCCCACGGTGGTGGGCGAGTTGCGGGACCGGCTCGGCTTCCGGGGCGTGACGGTCACCGACGCCCTGGAGGCCGGAGCCCTTCAGTCGTACGGTGGCGCGGCACGGCGCGCCGTACTGGCCGCCGCAGCCGGCATGGACCTGATCCTGTGCTCGGCCCGCGACGTCGACCAGGGGGACGAGGCCGTGATCGCGCTGAGCGAGGCCCTGGGGGACGGAACCCTCGACGGGACCGCCTTCGACGCGGCCGCCGGGCGCGTCAACGCCCTTCGCGGCAGCCTGTCCTGA